The Candidatus Methylacidiphilales bacterium genome includes a region encoding these proteins:
- the nth gene encoding endonuclease III, producing MSKASKTALASCAARQIEILKKTYPDVHCELDYRTPLELLVATILSAQCTDVRVNRVTPRLFARYPSAEAYAGAEPAELEALVHSTGFYRNKAKNIRECCRILVEKYKGQVPRSMEELQALPGVGRKTANVVLSNAYGIQAGIVVDTHVGRLVRRLGLTSESDPVKVENALLPLVPQGDWGLFSHLLIWHGRRRCAARNPDCAHCELKRICPRIGVADA from the coding sequence ATGTCTAAGGCCAGCAAAACCGCTTTGGCTTCCTGTGCGGCACGCCAGATTGAAATACTCAAAAAAACCTATCCGGACGTGCATTGCGAATTGGACTATCGTACGCCGCTGGAATTGTTGGTGGCCACGATACTTTCGGCCCAATGCACCGACGTCCGGGTCAATCGCGTGACGCCCCGGCTTTTTGCCCGCTATCCGTCCGCAGAGGCCTATGCCGGGGCCGAGCCTGCCGAACTGGAGGCGTTGGTGCATTCGACGGGCTTTTACCGCAACAAGGCAAAAAACATCCGCGAGTGCTGCCGTATTTTGGTGGAAAAATACAAAGGCCAGGTCCCGCGAAGCATGGAGGAACTGCAAGCGCTGCCGGGCGTGGGCCGCAAAACCGCCAACGTGGTGCTCAGCAATGCTTATGGAATCCAGGCGGGGATTGTGGTGGACACCCATGTGGGGCGTCTTGTGCGGCGGCTCGGACTCACCTCCGAGAGCGACCCTGTGAAAGTGGAGAACGCGCTGCTGCCGTTGGTTCCACAGGGAGACTGGGGACTTTTCTCACACCTGTTGATCTGGCATGGGCGGCGGCGCTGCGCGGCCAGGAATCCGGACTGCGCGCATTGCGAACTGAAACGGATCTGCCCCAGGATTGGCGTGGCGGATGCATAA
- the fabD gene encoding ACP S-malonyltransferase has product MKIGLLFSGQGAQHVGMGKDLVESYPEAAALFQEADELLKNGFSEICFEGPEERLTDTSYCQPALFVHGLALLAALKKERPNLHIHAAAGLSLGEFTAHTAAGHFNFADGLNLVAHRGRLMHEACQKTHGGMLSLIGATPEQAQLLAAETGLEVANYNCPGQIVLSGEMEKIRFAAEKGKDLGLKRALPLNVAGAYHSRLMKSAQEGLKPFIDAANLHASDIAVYSNVLGKRVCGETEIRETLLQQVTGSVRWQNCVQEMIQYGVTQFIELGPGKVLAGMCKRIDKEIQCLSIGTLHELMGALHEIK; this is encoded by the coding sequence TTGAAAATCGGCCTTTTATTTTCCGGCCAGGGAGCCCAGCACGTGGGCATGGGTAAAGATTTGGTCGAATCGTACCCCGAGGCTGCAGCTCTGTTTCAAGAGGCGGATGAACTGTTGAAAAACGGATTTTCCGAAATCTGCTTCGAGGGTCCGGAAGAACGCCTGACCGATACCAGTTACTGCCAGCCTGCGCTTTTTGTACACGGCCTCGCCCTGCTGGCCGCCCTGAAAAAGGAGCGTCCCAACCTGCACATTCATGCCGCTGCGGGCCTTTCGCTGGGCGAATTCACAGCACATACCGCCGCCGGACATTTTAATTTTGCTGACGGCCTGAACCTGGTCGCCCACCGCGGACGCTTGATGCATGAGGCCTGCCAAAAGACTCATGGAGGCATGCTTTCGTTGATCGGCGCCACACCGGAACAGGCCCAGTTGCTGGCCGCCGAAACCGGCCTGGAGGTCGCCAATTACAATTGCCCCGGCCAAATCGTGCTGTCCGGCGAAATGGAAAAAATCCGCTTTGCCGCTGAAAAAGGCAAGGATCTGGGGCTGAAACGCGCCCTCCCTCTGAACGTCGCCGGAGCCTATCATTCGCGCCTCATGAAATCGGCCCAGGAAGGCCTCAAACCCTTTATTGATGCCGCCAACCTTCACGCGTCCGATATCGCCGTTTACAGCAACGTGCTCGGTAAACGGGTCTGCGGCGAAACCGAAATCCGCGAAACGCTGCTCCAACAGGTGACCGGCAGCGTACGCTGGCAAAACTGCGTGCAGGAAATGATCCAATACGGCGTCACCCAGTTCATCGAGCTGGGGCCCGGCAAGGTCCTCGCAGGCATGTGCAAGCGCATCGACAAGGAAATTCAGTGCCTGAGCATCGGCACCCTGCACGAACTCATGGGAGCCCTTCATGAAATTAAATAA